The genomic stretch AAGTATGTCTCTCACCCCCCTATCCCTTCTTTTACTCACATgtatcgtcatcttcatcatcatgtATATCAAACTaacttcatctccagcacgcATTCCTCATCCAcgtcctcctcgccatcacccTCCTCCACGACACCCACCTCTCCTCagcccccctcccccccctcccaCGACCTCTCCCTCGCCTTCCACTGGTATCACGGCACCGCCATCCTCAAGCACTTCCTCGCCCTCCCCTCGCCAGCCACAACCCTCTCCTCCACCCACCGCGACGCCCTCTGGGTCTGCGCCtccatcctcggcgccaCGTCCTTTGCCTCCGTCCGCACCCAGGACCCCCTCGCCGCCTGGCCGCTGGCCGACCCGAACCCGGCCGTCGACCTGGACTGGCTCAAGATGGGCTACGGCAAAAAGGTCGTCTGGGACATTGCCGACCCGTCGCGCCCGGAGAGCGTCTTCCACAAGACGCTCTACAACACGCCCATGCAGCAGACGTTTGACATGGAGGCCCCCGTCAGCGAGGGCATattgccgccgctgctctaCTCCTTTTTCAACCTCTCGCCCTCGACCGCGGCGTCGACTGTCTCGGAGGATGCAAAGTCTTACCATTCTGCGTGCGTCATCTTGTCCATCCTGTGGGTCAACAAGATCAACGAGCACAAcgccatcctcttcctcacaTTCATCACGCACATTGACCCAAACTATAGGTCTCTCATCGAAAACAAGGACCACCGGGCActgctcctcctcttgtATTGGCACTGCCTCGTGGTGCCCCTCGAGAGTTGGTGGATGCGTCGACGATGCGTCGTGGAAGCCAAAGCGATTTGCATGTATCTCGACGACAAGTGTGCGGATGACGAAGCTTTTATAGAGCTGTTGGAATTGCCAAAGCAAGTCCTGGCAAATGCGCATTGAACAAGTGTGACTCGGTAAACAAAACATAATTATATAGAAATAATCAAACACGAGGCGGCTAGAGCCCTTCGTGCATCGCTATAACTTGAAATGAAAAATATATATCTCTATCGCTCATCATGGATAAGGGGAAGAAACAATAAAcaaagacaaggaaaaaagaatcaaGTGTCATAATCAACAAGGCAGCCGCTGGTGTACCATATCCAGCCATGCCAATCGCTCACAACCTACGTCCCGCTTGCTACATCATTCGCTTCTCCAACCACAGATTGCTGCTCGACGTCCTCGGCTTGCCCAATCACATCTTCTGGAGCGCTCATCAGCGGCTGCTTGGGATCGTACCCTACAGACTTGACAATGCCGAGACCTCTAGTGCGGCCCTCTCTGAACAAAAGCCGGTCTCCAGGGGCAATGTACTCTGGACGCTGGACAAAGCGAAAGGCAACGTTGGCGCGATCGCCCGTGCGAATCAGCTCGCGGTCAATGTCGATGATAGCGCATGTCTGCGAGACGGCACCGACATGTAGCATGGCCTGATAGCGCTTCTTGATGGTGGTTGCGTGCGACAGAATAAGAACTGTCATGTTGGTCATGTTGGTTAGCTGGCTGTCCATAGAGTGTATATACTAAAATTAGGGGACATGTGAAGCCCTGACTCACCTTCTGCGACGAATTCTTGAAACACCCTGGGCCCAGTCTGTCCCTCTTCTTTATGAAGCATCACCATGCCCTTGCGGACATCTCgccgcttcatcttcttgagcGCAAACGAGGCAGATTGCCCTGCCTCGGCCACATGCACCCGTATTCTCTTGCGCTCAATGGAACGCACTGCCGTGGGCGTGAAATGCCCTAGAGAATCCGGCCCAATCAGAACATTGTCGCCTTCGTGAACCATGCCAGACTTGACAATGCCAGAGACAACCGTACCAGTGAACGGCACCGAGAATGTGTCATTAACTTGAAACTCGAATGGCGCGTCAGAGTGATAGTGCCCGTGGTGAGGCAGCATGTTCAGGAAGAGCCGCACGAGATCGAGGTTCTCGCCGGTGACGTTGGACACCTGGAAGACGGGACATATCCTCTTGCTGACAAACTGGGTCGCCGTGTTGATGCACTCTTCGCGGTTTGTGATAAAGGTTGGCATCTTTCGGGCACCGGGACTCTTCATGATCTTGTTGACCTGGCTGATGGTCTCCTTGAGAATGTTGGGAGGGCAAATGTCAATCTTGGTGATGATGACCATGACGGGGACGTTGAGCGCCAGCGCAATGCCCAGGTGCTCCTTGCTCATTCCAACCAGTCCATTGTTGGCCGCGACCATAAGAAGGCAAAAGTCGGGACTGCTGGAGAGCAAGCCGAACACAGTCGTGCGCAGGTACTTTTCGTGCCCAGCCAGATCGCTGAAAGTGATGACCTTGGCACTGCGCTTCCCAATGTCTTCCCACGACAGCTTTCCTATGCGCAGTTTCAGCAGACTGTTAACGGTAGCTGATCATTGGCATTACTTACGGCCTGGGGTATCCGAAGTGACGACTTGGCCGAGACTGTCGAACCCCATGATTTCCATGCCCACAGAGCTTGTTCGTCCCGTCTCCATTTCGTGCTTGTGACGGAAGAGATTCACTCGCGCTCGTCCTCGCCCGTCGTCCAGGTCGTTCTTGACTAGCACGCCGAGCAGCGAACTCTTTCCAGCATCGACTGTTTGTGTTCAATGGCAGATTAGTGCTGTCCAGTATAAAGGATAAGTGGTGTTAAGCTCACCATTGCCCACGACTGCTATCCTCGTCTCAATGACATCCTCAATCTTGCCCGGTATCCTTCGAATGAGAATCTTTCCGCTGCAGCTCTTGTCCTTGGTCGGGCTCGTCGCCGTGCTTTCCGCCTCTTCCTTGCCACCCACATTGGTCGTTAGGAGCAGCTGGCAGTCTGCGCCCACCCGCTTCGCAGCCTCGACGAGTCTTGTATACGCCTGATGCCACTCTTGCGGAGTCAGTTGCATGGATTCGCCGCTGTTCTCGAACCCGAGATCGAAGACCGTCTCGCCGGCGCCTTCTTCTATTCGCTCGACAATGACGTCTCCGAGCTTCTTCAGGGTGTCGTCGTCCGATTCGAGCACGAGGTCCTTGAGCTTCACTCGCGGCGCAGAGTCGACCAGATTTAGgctgtcgagcagctcatcaAGCTCCACATCGTGTTCCACTGAGTCGGCGGGCTTCTTCGCAGAGGCTGGATACCGTAGATTCTGCTGTTGTTCTACATATTCGGCAAAGTCGCTGAGAGCCTGCGCAGCCCGCGTTAGAATAGATACGGTGCAGATTGAGGCTCTGAAAGAGATATATAGAAAACACCTACCGATTCGCCCTTGCGCTTTTCATGCTCGAGGCCCTTGGCCGTCTTGGTCTTGGTCGCCATCATGCCGTGGAACCATGCAGCTGCCGCACTCGTATTACAGGAGAATGAGTCGCGAGAGAAGCACAGAGAGCAATGGCGGTGGGAAGCATCATTTACATGAATATATAGCAAAAACACCGAAAATAGCAACTATGACTCTTCGGCCAGCCCAGTTAAGCTTCAGCCACCGTCAGTCACTGTTGAATCGAGGCTCAGCAGCTTGTAGTGAGTAACCGGGGAGCAGGTTATCGATAAGGCGAGCTGGTATCGGAACTGTGGGTCGATGACACGACTCCCGTATTAGGCATTAAAGCATACCACCACTAGATACATAAATGTGCTCGTCCAGACTAACGAATCTCCAAAAGGCTGTGTGTCTGTCCACGTTGAGCTGGGCAAGCCGCAGTGTATGCGCATTGAGCGCATTGAATGCATCTCTGCACAGAGCAGATGCCTTGTCCATGGCATCACCAGCTCCAGAAAGTAAAGCGCCGCATCTTGATCCCCGTCCTCATCAATTGATCGCCCTGTAGCGAATTCCATG from Trichoderma atroviride chromosome 3, complete sequence encodes the following:
- a CDS encoding uncharacterized protein (EggNog:ENOG41~TransMembrane:1 (i236-255o)) is translated as MYRHLHHHVYQTNFISSTHSSSTSSSPSPSSTTPTSPQPPSPPSHDLSLAFHWYHGTAILKHFLALPSPATTLSSTHRDALWVCASILGATSFASVRTQDPLAAWPLADPNPAVDLDWLKMGYGKKVVWDIADPSRPESVFHKTLYNTPMQQTFDMEAPVSEGILPPLLYSFFNLSPSTAASTVSEDAKSYHSACVILSILWVNKINEHNAILFLTFITHIDPNYRSLIENKDHRALLLLLYWHCLVVPLESWWMRRRCVVEAKAICMYLDDKCADDEAFIELLELPKQVLANAH
- a CDS encoding uncharacterized protein (EggNog:ENOG41) translates to MMATKTKTAKGLEHEKRKGESALSDFAEYVEQQQNLRYPASAKKPADSVEHDVELDELLDSLNLVDSAPRVKLKDLVLESDDDTLKKLGDVIVERIEEGAGETVFDLGFENSGESMQLTPQEWHQAYTRLVEAAKRVGADCQLLLTTNVGGKEEAESTATSPTKDKSCSGKILIRRIPGKIEDVIETRIAVVGNVDAGKSSLLGVLVKNDLDDGRGRARVNLFRHKHEMETGRTSSVGMEIMGFDSLGQVVTSDTPGRKLSWEDIGKRSAKVITFSDLAGHEKYLRTTVFGLLSSSPDFCLLMVAANNGLVGMSKEHLGIALALNVPVMVIITKIDICPPNILKETISQVNKIMKSPGARKMPTFITNREECINTATQFVSKRICPVFQVSNVTGENLDLVRLFLNMLPHHGHYHSDAPFEFQVNDTFSVPFTGTVVSGIVKSGMVHEGDNVLIGPDSLGHFTPTAVRSIERKRIRVHVAEAGQSASFALKKMKRRDVRKGMVMLHKEEGQTGPRVFQEFVAEVLILSHATTIKKRYQAMLHVGAVSQTCAIIDIDRELIRTGDRANVAFRFVQRPEYIAPGDRLLFREGRTRGLGIVKSVGYDPKQPLMSAPEDVIGQAEDVEQQSVVGEANDVASGT